One segment of Pyricularia oryzae 70-15 chromosome 3, whole genome shotgun sequence DNA contains the following:
- a CDS encoding superoxide dismutase gives MASSTTYKLPELPFAYDALEPHISKQIMELHHSKHHAAYVANLNKALETYASGQLADRVATLAAINFNAGGHINHTLFWENLTPASSPDADAATSAPSLVTQIEKQWGSLDQFKAEFSAELLGIKGSGWGWLVKEKSAAGALVVVTTKDQDSVPSGIPVFGVDMWEHAYYLQYLNGKAAYVENIWKVINWKTAEKRFASPGRSEVFKALHASL, from the exons ATGGCAAGCTCAACCACCTACAAGCTCCCCGAGCTCCCATTCGCCTACGACGCCCTGGAGCCGCACATCTCCAAGCAGATCATGGAGCTGCACCACAGCAAGCACCACGCGGCCTACGTGGCCAACCTCAACAAGGCGCTCGAGACGTACGCGTCGGGCCAGCTGGCGGACCGCGTCGCCACCCTCGCGGCCATCAACTTCAACGCCGGCGGCCACATCAACCACACGCTCTTCTGGGAGAACCTGACGCCGGCGTCGAGCCCagacgccgacgccgccacgTCGGCGCCCTCGCTGGTTACGCAGATCGAGAAGCAGTGGGGCAGCCTCGACCAATTCAAGGCGGAGTTCTCGGCCGAGCTGCTGGGCATCAAGGGCAGCGGCTGGGGCTGGCTGGTCAAGGAGAAGTCGGCGGCTGGCGCGCTGGTCGTCGTCACCACCAAGGATCAGGATTCCGTGCCGAGCGGGATCCCCGTATTTGGCGTTGACATGTGGGAGCATGCTTACTATCTTCAG TACCTGAACGGCAAGGCCGCCTATGTCGAAAACATTTGGAAGGTTATCAACTGGAAAACTGCCGAAAAGAGGTTCGCGTCACCAGGGCGTTCCGAGGTTTTCAAAGCACTACATGCTTCCCTGTAA